In one window of Helianthus annuus cultivar XRQ/B chromosome 17, HanXRQr2.0-SUNRISE, whole genome shotgun sequence DNA:
- the LOC110922153 gene encoding malonyl-coenzyme A:anthocyanin 3-O-glucoside-6''-O-malonyltransferase encodes MATSNQPLLTSVEKCHISPPPNTVGKRSLPLTFFDLVWLLFHPVHQLFFYDFPHPKSHFIETVIPTLKHSLSITLQHFFPFAGNLIVLPNSKPEIRHVDGDSLALTFAECNLDFNHLKQNHPRDCNKFHPLVPLLEPPFKASDLVKIPVFSVQVTIFPNSGITIGLTNHHSLCDARTRYDFLNAWTSVAKHGTDELFLSSRSVPFYDRVIEYPKSLDDMLLSLPPIQTLDESYKVPQLEPQMNKVRYTFVLTQSQINRLKKWLLAQLPTLEYVSSFAVGCGYVWSCVAKSRVLVEGAKGEYEVERFACAADWRARLNPPLPQTYFGNCTGLCLATTKTSLITGSKGFPTAVELLATAIREGVNSKLGVFKDAETWVDKVLLEVPTMGVAGTPKINVYDVDFGWGKPEKYETISLDYNDSISVNASKESSEDLEIGLCLPAEQMDAFISISGNEIESILSHEFQCINL; translated from the coding sequence ATGGCCACCAGCAATCAGCCGTTGTTGACTTCCGTCGAAAAATGCCACATCTCACCACCGCCCAACACCGTCGGCAAACGATCACTCCCACTCACTTTCTTCGACCTCGTATGGCTGCTTTTCCATCCAGTTCACCAGCTTTTCTTTTACGATTTCCCCCATCCCAAATCCCATTTCATCGAAACAGTTATTCCAACACTCAAACACTCCTTGTCCATAACTCTCCAACACTTCTTCCCATTCGCAGGCAACTTGATTGTGCTTCCGAATTCAAAACCCGAAATCCGCCACGTGGACGGAGACTCCCTCGCGCTTACTTTCGCAGAATGCAACCTTGATTTCAACCATCTCAAACAAAATCATCCTCGGGATTGTAACAAGTTCCACCCTCTGGTACCTCTACTCGAACCTCCATTTAAAGCATCCGATCTTGTCAAAATCCCAGTTTTTTCTGTTCAAGTTACAATCTTCCCGAATTCCGGCATCACGATCGGGCTCACAAACCATCACTCGCTTTGTGATGCAAGAACACGGTATGATTTCTTGAATGCGTGGACTTCGGTTGCCAAACATGGTACAGACGAGTTGTTTTTAAGTAGTAGATCGGTTCCGTTTTACGATCGGGTTATTGAATACCCTAAATCTTTAGATGACATGCTGTTAAGTCTACCACCTATTCAAACTCTTGATGAAAGTTACAAAGTGCCTCAGCTTGAGCCTCAGATGAACAAAGTTCGGTACACGTTTGTGTTGACCCAGTCGCAGATTAATAGGTTAAAGAAATGGTTGTTGGCTCAACTGCCAACTTTAGAATATGTATCTTCTTTTGCTGTGGGGTGCGGGTATGTATGGAGTTGTGTAGCAAAATCGCGTGTTCTTGTTGAGGGGGCAAAGGGGGAGTATGAGGTCGAACGGTTTGCGTGTGCTGCGGACTGGCGGGCTCGGTTGAACCCGCCACTTCCACAAACCTATTTTGGTAACTGTACCGGGTTATGTTTGGCGACAACAAAAACATCGTTAATAACAGGAAGTAAAGGGTTTCCGACCGCGGTTGAGTTGCTAGCAACGGCTATAAGGGAAGGGGTTAACAGTAAACTAGGGGTGTTTAAAGACGCTGAGACATGGGTGGACAAGGTCTTGTTAGAAGTTCCAACGATGGGTGTGGCTGGAACACCAAAAATCAATGTGTACGATGTCGATTTCGGGTGGGGAAAGCCCGAGAAGTATGAGACAATCTCATTAGATTACAATGACTCGATATCGGTTAACGCAAGCAAAGAATCATCGGAAGATCTTGAAATTGGTTTGTGTCTTCCGGCTGAACAAATGGATGCTTTTATTAGCATTTCTGGAAATGAAATAGAGAGCATACTTTCTCATGAATTTCAATGTATCAATCTGTAA